One Solanum lycopersicum chromosome 2, SLM_r2.1 genomic region harbors:
- the LOC138341952 gene encoding uncharacterized protein, giving the protein MGLSTSKKAELATYQLKDVAQAWYVQWRDNRPLRGGPMTWEVFKKAFLDRFFPREKRESKVVEFINLLQVRMSVHVYSLKCTELSKYAHSFVSNPRDEMSHFATRVSDDLQEECHSAMLHDNMNISRLMVQSQHVEEARAKRKIRDAKRERSFDGGSSKNRLAIQDKRRFKKWVSNQVSSKFTKARYDRVSNPKTKKGRGTSSPTENPNCGKCGNKHYGDFIQGMDNCFGCGKSGHKVRDLPNLRVKTRVLVKFKQVVAMRLQRRTTFMLSALGVSKRLLTTW; this is encoded by the coding sequence atggggttgtctactagtaagaaggccgagttagccacctatcaactcaaggatgtggctcaagcatggtatgtccaatggagggataataggccgTTAAGGGGTGGACCAATGACCTGGGAAGtattcaagaaggcttttcttgatcggttctttcctagggaaaAGAGGGAATCTAAAGTGGTAGAGTTCATAAACCTTCTCCAAGTACGTATGAGTGTGCATGTATACTCATTGAAATGCACtgaattgtcaaaatatgctcaCTCTTTTGTTTccaatcctagagatgaaatgagccaCTTTGCGACGAGGGTGTCAGATGATTtgcaagaggagtgtcattcggctatgctacatgacaacatgaatatTTCTCGTCTTATGGTGCAATCCCAACATGTAGAAGAGGCAAGGGCTAAGAGGAAGAttagagatgctaagagggaaagatcttttgatggtggttcttccAAGAATAGGCTTGCGATACAAGACAAGCGTAGGTTTAAGAAGtgggtttctaatcaagtttCTTCTAAGTTTACTAAGGCTAGgtatgatagggtgtctaaccctaagacTAAGAAGGGAAGgggtactagttcaccaaccGAAAATCCAaattgtggaaagtgtggcaataAGCACTATGGTGATTTTATTCAGGGAATGgacaattgttttggttgtggaaaaagtgggcacaaggttagggatttaCCTAATTTGAGGGTCAAGACAAGGGTACTGGTAAAGTTCAAGCAAGTGGTTGCAATgaggctccaaagaagaaccacttttatgctctccgctctaggggtgagcaagagacttcttaCGAcatggtga